The following are from one region of the Pantoea cypripedii genome:
- a CDS encoding LysR family transcriptional regulator, with protein sequence MVNFMHHVLRRLDLNLLPIFDAVYRHRSVRLAAAELSMSTSALSHALTRLREFLKDPLFYREGHKMCPSVYAHQLAPHIAESLSALNQHLSPVQPFDPLRSNESFRIAVTDYTAFCVFPGLMREMQKTAPGINFELCHLPHNPALTELLAGEIDLALSFSEPDEVRDPDLEEINLFSDEFVVISNTRRLTLTLDEYLSAGHLVVTPWNEKKGLLDTHLERMGLERRITLKTPSMLGSPFIVAESELLMAIPTFVAGKIEQVAKVKIFKLPFYAPHFTVKIYSHKRSGKKPSNDWLKNNILQGIQGQKLSAN encoded by the coding sequence ATGGTGAATTTCATGCATCATGTTCTGCGTCGCCTTGATCTCAACCTGTTACCCATTTTCGATGCCGTTTACAGGCACCGATCAGTCAGGCTGGCAGCTGCTGAGCTCTCGATGAGCACGTCGGCATTGAGTCATGCTTTAACCCGATTGCGTGAGTTTCTGAAGGATCCACTTTTCTATCGCGAAGGACACAAGATGTGCCCCAGCGTTTATGCACACCAGTTGGCACCACACATTGCTGAGTCATTATCCGCCCTGAATCAACACCTCAGCCCGGTACAACCCTTCGACCCACTCAGAAGCAATGAATCCTTTCGTATTGCCGTCACCGACTACACCGCTTTTTGCGTTTTTCCAGGTCTGATGCGCGAAATGCAAAAAACAGCGCCAGGTATTAATTTTGAGCTGTGTCATTTACCTCATAATCCGGCGCTGACGGAATTACTGGCAGGCGAAATTGACCTGGCGTTGAGTTTCAGTGAACCTGATGAAGTCAGAGATCCGGATCTGGAAGAAATTAATTTATTCAGCGACGAGTTCGTCGTAATCAGTAATACCCGTCGTCTTACGCTAACGCTGGATGAGTATTTGTCAGCGGGGCATCTGGTCGTCACCCCCTGGAACGAGAAGAAAGGGTTACTCGACACCCACCTCGAACGTATGGGCCTGGAACGACGTATCACCCTGAAAACGCCGTCAATGCTGGGCTCCCCGTTTATCGTGGCTGAGAGCGAATTGCTGATGGCAATTCCTACGTTCGTTGCGGGAAAAATTGAACAGGTCGCGAAGGTTAAAATTTTTAAACTGCCTTTCTATGCTCCACATTTCACTGTGAAAATCTATTCCCATAAACGCAGCGGGAAAAAACCATCGAATGACTGGCTGAAGAACAATATATTACAGGGGATTCAGGGACAGAAATTATCTGCAAATTAA
- a CDS encoding GNAT family N-acetyltransferase yields MSVIIRQAGLEDTDAIYNIISGLSVYREAPHDSVPDVEEIRKSLFSPETTEEAYICEIDGVIAGYAIISMSYSTWPGRYSLNMEDLCFTPDYRGRGAGKAMLQYIAQLAVSRRCSRIEWNVLEWDKSAKDFYQSINALPLNEWVRFRLDGPALEKFASSENI; encoded by the coding sequence ATGAGTGTTATTATTCGGCAGGCCGGTCTGGAAGACACTGATGCCATTTATAACATTATCAGTGGGTTATCTGTTTACAGGGAGGCCCCGCATGACTCCGTTCCGGATGTTGAAGAAATCAGAAAGTCCCTGTTTTCACCGGAAACGACGGAAGAAGCCTATATCTGTGAAATTGATGGTGTTATTGCGGGTTATGCCATTATCTCGATGAGCTACTCGACCTGGCCTGGACGCTACAGCCTGAATATGGAAGACCTGTGCTTTACACCTGATTATCGCGGGCGGGGCGCAGGCAAGGCCATGCTCCAGTATATTGCACAACTTGCTGTCAGCCGACGCTGTAGCCGTATTGAATGGAATGTCCTTGAGTGGGATAAATCCGCGAAGGATTTTTACCAGAGCATTAATGCGCTTCCCCTGAACGAGTGGGTGCGTTTCCGCCTGGATGGGCCCGCGCTGGAAAAATTCGCGTCGAGCGAAAATATCTGA
- a CDS encoding amidohydrolase, giving the protein MVTLGKADIILTNGRFHTVDRENPVADAVAIRDGKFLAVGSLADVMQYHCEGSKVVDLKGHTAVPGLNDSHLHLIRGGLNYNLELRWEGVPSVADALRMLKEQALRTPSPQWVRVVGGWTEFQFAERRMPTLDEINEAAPDTPVFVLHLYDRALLNRAALKVVGYTKDTPNPPGGEIQRDSNGNPTGMLIARPNAMILYATLAKGPKLPLEQQVNSTRQFMRELNRLGLTSAIDAGGGFQNYPEDYAVIAELHEKQQMTIRIAYNLFTQRPGHELEDFEKWTDMLTPGQGSDYFRHNGAGEMLVFSAADFEDFLEPRPDLAPGMEDELERVVRHLVEHRWPFRLHATYDESISRMLDVFEKVNRDIPFNGLHWFFDHAETVTQRNIDRIKELGGGIAVQHRMAFQGEYFAERYGIEATRHTPPVARMLETGVPVGLGTDATRVASYNPWTALYWLVSGRTVGGMQMYDVNARLDRDTALMLWTQGSAWFSSEQGKKGQIKAGQLADMVVLSKDYFSVPEEEIKGIESVLTVVDGNIVYAAGSFSSEAPPSIPVLPEWSPVVKVPGHYRSAPPTANTRVGMQQMPHQCSGPCGVHSHSHDFARGANLPVSEENAFWGALGCSCFAF; this is encoded by the coding sequence ATGGTTACCCTTGGTAAAGCCGACATCATTCTCACCAATGGCAGGTTTCACACAGTCGATCGCGAAAATCCGGTTGCTGATGCCGTAGCCATCCGCGACGGCAAGTTTCTGGCGGTGGGCAGTCTGGCCGACGTCATGCAGTACCACTGTGAAGGCAGCAAGGTTGTCGATCTTAAGGGGCATACCGCCGTTCCGGGTCTGAACGACTCGCACCTGCACTTAATCCGCGGGGGCCTGAACTACAACCTTGAGTTGCGCTGGGAAGGGGTTCCTTCCGTTGCTGATGCGTTGCGTATGCTGAAGGAGCAGGCACTGCGTACCCCTTCCCCTCAGTGGGTGCGCGTGGTGGGTGGCTGGACAGAGTTTCAGTTTGCCGAGCGCCGCATGCCAACACTGGATGAGATTAACGAAGCCGCGCCCGATACACCGGTATTCGTACTGCACCTTTACGACCGCGCCCTGCTCAACCGCGCCGCGCTGAAAGTCGTCGGCTACACCAAAGATACACCGAACCCGCCGGGCGGTGAGATCCAGCGTGACAGCAACGGCAATCCGACCGGCATGCTGATTGCCCGCCCCAATGCCATGATCCTGTACGCCACGCTGGCGAAAGGGCCGAAGCTGCCGCTTGAGCAACAGGTTAACTCTACGCGCCAGTTCATGCGTGAACTGAACCGTCTTGGCCTGACCAGCGCCATCGACGCAGGCGGTGGCTTCCAGAACTATCCGGAAGATTATGCCGTGATCGCTGAGCTTCATGAGAAGCAGCAGATGACCATCCGCATCGCCTACAATCTGTTCACTCAGCGTCCGGGCCACGAACTGGAAGATTTTGAAAAATGGACCGATATGCTGACGCCCGGCCAGGGCAGCGATTACTTCCGCCACAATGGCGCAGGGGAAATGCTGGTGTTCTCTGCCGCCGATTTCGAAGATTTCCTTGAGCCGCGTCCGGATCTTGCGCCTGGCATGGAAGACGAACTGGAACGCGTGGTGCGCCATCTGGTAGAACATCGCTGGCCGTTCCGCCTGCATGCCACCTATGACGAATCGATCAGCCGCATGCTGGACGTATTCGAAAAGGTAAACCGCGATATTCCGTTTAATGGTCTGCACTGGTTCTTCGACCATGCCGAAACGGTAACTCAGCGCAACATCGATCGTATTAAAGAGCTGGGCGGCGGCATTGCCGTGCAGCATCGCATGGCGTTTCAGGGTGAATATTTTGCCGAGCGTTACGGCATCGAAGCCACCCGCCACACCCCGCCGGTGGCGCGTATGCTGGAAACCGGCGTACCGGTTGGTCTCGGCACCGACGCCACGCGCGTAGCCAGTTACAACCCGTGGACCGCGCTGTACTGGCTGGTCTCTGGCCGGACGGTAGGCGGCATGCAGATGTATGACGTCAACGCCCGCCTGGACCGTGACACTGCGTTGATGTTGTGGACCCAGGGCAGTGCCTGGTTCTCCAGTGAACAGGGTAAAAAAGGACAGATCAAAGCCGGGCAACTGGCCGACATGGTGGTACTGAGTAAGGATTACTTCAGCGTGCCGGAAGAAGAGATCAAAGGTATTGAGTCAGTGCTGACCGTGGTGGACGGCAACATTGTTTATGCCGCAGGGTCGTTCAGCAGTGAAGCACCGCCATCTATTCCGGTTCTGCCTGAGTGGTCACCGGTGGTGAAAGTGCCGGGTCATTACCGCAGCGCACCACCTACCGCCAACACCCGCGTGGGCATGCAGCAGATGCCTCACCAGTGCAGCGGACCTTGCGGTGTCCACAGCCATTCGCATGATTTTGCACGCGGTGCCAATTTGCCGGTATCTGAAGAGAACGCCTTCTGGGGTGCGCTCGGTTGCAGTTGCTTTGCATTCTGA
- a CDS encoding response regulator: MQQSQRIVVVDDERSVRNGLTNLLQSEGYLTKAFGSAESLLGDEATMANAALFIIDVQLKGMDGFELFINLTRRLINPPGIMISGNGDENMLRYAINLGAIAFLSKPIEIDTLFEHIRHEFSSRAARQ; encoded by the coding sequence ATGCAGCAGTCGCAGCGCATTGTTGTCGTCGATGATGAACGTTCTGTACGCAATGGTCTGACCAATCTGCTCCAGTCTGAAGGTTATCTCACAAAAGCCTTCGGGTCGGCGGAATCTCTTCTTGGTGATGAAGCCACGATGGCAAATGCCGCGCTTTTTATCATTGATGTACAACTGAAAGGCATGGATGGTTTCGAGCTTTTCATCAATCTTACCCGGCGGCTCATCAACCCACCGGGCATTATGATTTCGGGTAACGGCGATGAAAACATGTTGCGCTATGCCATCAACCTGGGCGCGATTGCGTTTTTGTCAAAACCCATTGAAATTGATACGTTGTTTGAACATATCCGTCATGAGTTTTCCTCAAGGGCCGCACGCCAATGA